TGGGACCCCATTAGCAAATGGGAAGGGATTCATATAAGGACCAGGGTGACCATCTGGTCTCAACAATGCCAACTTTGTCACATCAAGTATATCTAATCTAAACCCTCCAAATTCACTGGCTTTTGCCTTTGCATTCTCCACTTCTTCTATCTCAATCTTTCTGATCTCACCATCCATACCTtcaacttccttctcctccttcTTATAAGGCTTAGTCTTCAAACAAGTTCCAGCCTTATTCCAATCACCCTCAAAATGAGCAGGTGAAAATGTCTTCACAATCACATCAACTTCACTCTTTCCTTTACTCCTCTTTCTCTCAATTATGCTACTCAGAGTAGTCCTCAAAACCTTCCTTAATGGAACATAAAAATCCATCTGGGTGTGATTAAGATCAGGACAATTTAGGCTTCCTATAACCAAACCATCCTCGTAGTAAACAGAAGGAAGCAAAAACCAATGCCCATATGACACTACAATCATGTCAAACCACTCTATATCCCTTGCCCACCTCTCATTAACATGATCCAAATACATGGTGTTGTAATAAGGCCCTTCATTTGATCTTTCAACCCCTTGCACAAGAAAAGGCGACCAATACAAGGACAAGTTTGCATTGTGAGAAGGGAAGTGCCAACGACGAAATTTGTTGTCGTTGGCACTTTTGTAGACAAGGTTTGGGGTTGAAACAGTGGCTAACATGCAAAGAAGAGACTCAAGTTGGTTCCTAGCCAAAGAGTCCCCAACAAATGCTATGTGTTTGTTCTGAACTAGTTGGAGAAAAGTGAGAGGTTCAAACCTTGGAAGATTGCATTCATTGGGCTTCCATCTCCAATAGAGATAGCCCATGTCAGGCCTTCCATTAGAGATGCATTTCTCACTCTCTTTTATTGTACCACATGTAGTTGCATTGTATAAAGGACCACTTTTGTCATGAACCCAATCACCATTAGAGTAGTCACATGAGTGATGGTAAACTTTGTCCTTTTCTGCCAAAACCAAAGATGAAACAAAATCAAGTCTAGTCAACTACCATCTCACTAATCCAACTAACTAATGACAATTATGAGCAAGTTAAAATCACAATCCTCCCCAATCCAACTAACCTTTCTCTCTGTTActccaaaaatattttaaatattatttttttgtaatttttcaattaaaatttaattctgATTAGAGAAGAGTTtgttggtaccttttattttaaaaaaaatgaaaaaagtatgtttttttatgtgcttgttattttttgtttttttttttaaatctaccCATTTCATAAATAAGCGATTTTTAAGAAAACAATTATATCATAAGCACTTAATTCTAAATTTAACCCAACTAACCCTAAAAGAATAATATTCAAAACTCCTAAAAAACTGTATTAGGTTGTTTCTTAGAGTACAATAAAATAAACCATAATGTTGGTGCAACTTACAGGATGCAAGACAATCCAAAACAAAACCACAAGCAATTCTATAGTTTTAAGAGAATGCAGTTCATGCACATACCTGTAGAAAAAGGAGATGATGAAGgcagaggaggaggaggagaagaaaaagaagaatggtaggtggtggtggtggaatGTTGAGTAAGGGAAAGAAGGTAGAGGTATGTGCAAAGCAGAGTTGCAGGAACCAGAACATAGAAAGTGGAGAAAACAAATCTGTTTGTGAAAAAAACCAATCTATCTTTAAGCAACAGTGTGGTTCCCATTTTTCATAgccttcttttctttctttgtttcttCCCTTCCTTCAGCTCCTGATGACTGTTTTCTGGTGTTGTCGGTTGAGaagaatgaagagaaaaaacaACTTCACACTGTGAAAGTCATCAAAGAA
The sequence above is a segment of the Phaseolus vulgaris cultivar G19833 chromosome 2, P. vulgaris v2.0, whole genome shotgun sequence genome. Coding sequences within it:
- the LOC137810656 gene encoding xyloglucan O-acetyltransferase 1-like, which codes for MGTTLLLKDRLVFFTNRFVFSTFYVLVPATLLCTYLYLLSLTQHSTTTTYHSSFSSPPPPLPSSSPFSTEKDKVYHHSCDYSNGDWVHDKSGPLYNATTCGTIKESEKCISNGRPDMGYLYWRWKPNECNLPRFEPLTFLQLVQNKHIAFVGDSLARNQLESLLCMLATVSTPNLVYKSANDNKFRRWHFPSHNANLSLYWSPFLVQGVERSNEGPYYNTMYLDHVNERWARDIEWFDMIVVSYGHWFLLPSVYYEDGLVIGSLNCPDLNHTQMDFYVPLRKVLRTTLSSIIERKRSKGKSEVDVIVKTFSPAHFEGDWNKAGTCLKTKPYKKEEKEVEGMDGEIRKIEIEEVENAKAKASEFGGFRLDILDVTKLALLRPDGHPGPYMNPFPFANGVPEHVQNDCVHWCLPGPIDTWNEIFLQIIKK